Proteins encoded within one genomic window of Tabrizicola piscis:
- a CDS encoding alpha/beta hydrolase family protein, giving the protein MVALQRIGAGEVALQAQGATLAGRLVLPRGKVRAAVVLHPAAGAPAGFYRAFAAWLAEERDLAVLTYDYRDFGASASGPLRQSRATMIDWGLRDQAAAVAALGGLVPGVPRWVIGHSMGGVWLGFHPAMVGVDRVVTVGSGLTHVSDHPFGYRMKARAFWHGPLPWISPALGYLPGARVGLGADLPLGVYQDWRRWCLSPGLHLSDIGRRLPMPDPALVTAEMRVVAIADDPMVPPSAVWRVMGLYPQATKRQLVLRPEAFNLDRIGHMGPFHARNAVVWPALVD; this is encoded by the coding sequence ATGGTGGCACTGCAGCGGATCGGCGCGGGTGAGGTTGCGCTACAAGCGCAAGGGGCAACCCTTGCCGGGCGGCTGGTGCTGCCCCGGGGAAAAGTGCGTGCGGCGGTGGTGCTGCACCCGGCAGCTGGCGCGCCAGCCGGCTTTTACCGCGCCTTCGCAGCCTGGCTGGCAGAAGAGCGTGACCTTGCCGTCCTTACCTACGACTACCGCGATTTCGGCGCTTCGGCGTCGGGACCGCTGCGGCAGTCGCGCGCCACGATGATCGACTGGGGCCTGCGCGATCAGGCGGCGGCGGTGGCGGCCCTTGGCGGCTTGGTCCCGGGCGTGCCACGCTGGGTGATCGGGCATTCGATGGGCGGCGTCTGGTTGGGTTTTCATCCGGCAATGGTCGGCGTCGACCGGGTGGTGACGGTCGGGTCGGGCCTGACCCATGTCAGCGATCACCCCTTCGGCTACCGGATGAAGGCGCGGGCATTCTGGCATGGTCCGCTGCCATGGATCAGCCCGGCTCTGGGCTATTTGCCGGGCGCGCGGGTCGGACTTGGCGCCGACCTGCCCTTGGGCGTTTACCAGGACTGGCGCCGCTGGTGCCTGTCGCCGGGGCTGCATCTGTCAGACATCGGCCGCCGCTTGCCGATGCCGGACCCGGCGCTGGTGACGGCCGAGATGCGGGTGGTCGCCATCGCGGATGACCCGATGGTTCCCCCCTCGGCTGTCTGGCGCGTGATGGGGCTTTACCCGCAGGCCACCAAACGGCAGCTTGTCCTGCGGCCGGAAGCGTTCAATCTCGACCGGATCGGCCATATGGGCCCGTTTCACGCGCGAAATGCCGTGGTCTGGCCAGCGCTCGTGGATTAG
- the nudC gene encoding NAD(+) diphosphatase, translated as MRLAETVTFGGSGLDRAAGLRKDPDALAQALERGLVLPIWRGKPLVAGDRLGWLPAGHPVLASGGPPVFLGLDDAGPRFAADISAWSPEAGAEAVEAGFFDPSVQQHPALGDEQGFVELRGVMTQLSPREAELVATGKALLQWHRSHGFCAACGAASEMAQGGWQRGCGACGAQHFPRTDPVVIMLVTHGNSVLLGRSPGWPEGMYSLLAGFVEPGETMEAAVRREVFEETGVRCGPVGYLASQPWPFPASLMIGARAEALGDAITIDPEEIEAARWVTREELVSAFAGRHPEIKPARNGAIAHFILRNWLADRLD; from the coding sequence ATGCGGCTGGCTGAGACGGTGACTTTCGGCGGATCGGGGCTGGACCGGGCGGCGGGGCTGCGCAAGGACCCTGACGCCCTGGCTCAGGCGCTGGAGCGGGGGCTGGTGCTGCCGATCTGGCGGGGCAAGCCCTTGGTGGCGGGGGACCGGCTGGGCTGGCTGCCGGCGGGGCATCCGGTGCTGGCCTCCGGCGGGCCGCCGGTGTTTCTGGGGCTGGACGACGCGGGGCCGCGCTTTGCCGCCGACATCTCGGCCTGGTCGCCGGAAGCGGGGGCCGAGGCGGTGGAGGCGGGGTTCTTCGACCCGTCGGTGCAGCAGCACCCGGCGCTGGGGGATGAGCAGGGGTTCGTCGAACTGCGGGGGGTGATGACGCAGCTGTCTCCGCGTGAGGCGGAACTGGTGGCGACGGGCAAGGCGCTGCTGCAATGGCACCGGAGCCACGGGTTCTGCGCAGCCTGCGGGGCCGCGTCCGAGATGGCGCAGGGCGGCTGGCAGCGGGGGTGCGGCGCCTGCGGGGCGCAGCATTTCCCGCGCACGGACCCGGTGGTGATCATGCTGGTGACGCATGGCAATTCGGTGCTGCTGGGCCGCAGTCCGGGCTGGCCCGAGGGGATGTATTCGCTGCTGGCGGGGTTCGTGGAACCGGGCGAGACGATGGAAGCCGCCGTCCGCCGGGAGGTGTTTGAGGAAACCGGCGTGCGGTGCGGCCCGGTCGGCTATCTGGCCAGCCAGCCTTGGCCGTTCCCCGCGTCCTTGATGATCGGCGCGCGGGCCGAAGCGCTGGGCGACGCCATCACGATCGACCCGGAGGAGATCGAGGCGGCGCGCTGGGTTACCCGGGAAGAGCTGGTTTCAGCCTTTGCGGGGCGGCACCCCGAGATCAAACCCGCCCGAAACGGCGCGATTGCGCATTTCATCTTGCGCAACTGGCTTGCTGACCGGCTTGATTGA
- a CDS encoding extracellular solute-binding protein, which translates to MQAGRRAGQRAGARVDARAQSGMRPWLATGTLILALAAQTLSARAQTETGENVIVSHGISTFGDLALPADFPHLAYVNPTAPKGGEISQWAPGSFDSFNPYAIAGNAAALSSIFYESILSGTLDDVSAAYCLLCETMEYPEDRSWVIFNLRKDVTFSDGTPFTAEDVLFSHNLFLEKGIPEYRTVAGGKFESVEILDPYRIKFTFTPGTPFRDMPAQAGGTTIFSKKHYEENNRDLEKSSLEPFLGTGPYVLESFKPGQQVIYARDMDYWGEKHPLNVGQNNFDRIRIEYFGDDNAALEGFKAGVYTFRNESEPKRWALDYQFPAVTAGDVKTEVIPSGNIAGGQSIIFNLRRAQFQDPKVREALALMFNFEWSNKSLFYGLFARINSIWENSDLAATGLPTPEEAALLQPMVDEGLLPASILTDEAVMAATSSEDTALDRRNLRRASALLDEAGWTVGDDGIRRNAAGEPLRMAMVHARTDLLPVMSAYVQNLRALGVEASFDIIDDPQLQQRASPPNFDFDALPTTVINGGPEPGGVLKQAWASVAKDNSSRNRMGYADPAVDRLLDMVEAAASKEELTTVIKALDRVLRSQFIIVPRYFKRDYWVAYYNMYERPETLPPYALGELSIWWYNAEKADALKAKGAL; encoded by the coding sequence ATGCAGGCAGGACGGCGGGCAGGACAGCGGGCGGGTGCAAGGGTGGATGCGCGGGCGCAGTCGGGCATGCGCCCGTGGCTGGCGACCGGAACGCTGATCCTGGCGCTGGCGGCGCAGACCCTGTCGGCGCGGGCGCAGACGGAGACCGGGGAAAACGTGATCGTGTCGCACGGGATTTCCACCTTTGGCGACCTTGCGCTGCCCGCAGACTTTCCGCATCTGGCCTACGTGAACCCGACCGCCCCCAAGGGCGGCGAGATCAGCCAGTGGGCCCCCGGCAGCTTTGATTCGTTCAACCCCTATGCCATCGCGGGCAATGCGGCGGCGCTGTCGTCGATCTTCTACGAATCCATCCTGTCGGGCACGCTGGATGATGTAAGCGCGGCCTACTGCCTGCTGTGCGAGACGATGGAATACCCCGAGGACCGGTCCTGGGTGATCTTCAACCTGCGCAAGGATGTGACCTTCTCGGACGGCACACCCTTCACGGCGGAAGATGTGCTGTTCAGCCACAACCTGTTTCTGGAAAAGGGCATTCCCGAGTACCGGACGGTGGCGGGCGGCAAGTTCGAGTCGGTCGAGATTCTGGATCCCTACCGCATCAAGTTCACCTTCACGCCCGGTACTCCGTTCCGCGACATGCCCGCTCAGGCGGGTGGCACGACGATCTTTTCGAAAAAGCACTACGAGGAAAACAACCGCGATCTGGAGAAATCCAGTCTGGAGCCGTTCCTTGGCACCGGGCCATACGTTCTGGAAAGCTTCAAGCCGGGCCAGCAGGTGATTTATGCGCGCGACATGGATTACTGGGGCGAAAAGCACCCGCTGAACGTGGGCCAGAACAACTTTGATCGCATCCGGATTGAATACTTCGGCGACGACAACGCCGCGCTGGAGGGGTTCAAGGCGGGCGTCTACACCTTCCGCAACGAGAGCGAGCCGAAGCGTTGGGCGCTGGATTATCAGTTTCCCGCCGTTACTGCCGGCGATGTGAAGACCGAAGTCATCCCGTCCGGCAACATCGCAGGGGGGCAGTCGATCATCTTCAACCTGCGGCGCGCGCAGTTCCAGGACCCCAAGGTGCGGGAAGCGTTGGCGCTGATGTTCAACTTTGAATGGTCGAACAAGTCGCTGTTCTATGGCCTGTTCGCGCGGATCAATTCGATCTGGGAAAACTCGGATCTTGCGGCAACCGGTCTGCCCACACCCGAAGAAGCGGCGCTGCTCCAGCCCATGGTGGATGAGGGGCTTTTGCCCGCCAGCATCCTGACCGATGAGGCGGTGATGGCCGCGACGTCGTCCGAGGACACCGCGCTGGACCGGCGGAACCTGCGCCGCGCCTCCGCCCTTCTGGATGAGGCGGGCTGGACGGTCGGCGATGACGGCATCCGCCGCAACGCTGCGGGTGAGCCGTTGCGGATGGCGATGGTCCATGCCCGCACCGACCTTTTGCCAGTGATGAGCGCCTATGTCCAAAACCTGCGCGCCTTGGGCGTGGAGGCCAGCTTTGACATCATCGACGACCCGCAGCTGCAGCAACGCGCCAGCCCCCCCAACTTTGACTTTGACGCCCTGCCGACCACGGTCATCAATGGCGGGCCAGAGCCCGGCGGCGTGCTGAAGCAGGCCTGGGCAAGCGTTGCCAAAGACAACTCCAGCCGCAACCGCATGGGCTATGCCGATCCGGCGGTCGACCGGCTTTTGGACATGGTTGAGGCGGCTGCCAGCAAGGAAGAGCTGACGACGGTCATCAAGGCGCTGGACCGGGTGCTGCGGTCGCAGTTCATCATCGTGCCGCGGTATTTCAAGCGGGATTACTGGGTCGCCTACTACAACATGTACGAACGCCCCGAGACTTTGCCTCCCTACGCTCTGGGCGAGCTGTCGATCTGGTGGTACAACGCCGAAAAGGCTGACGCGCTGAAAGCCAAGGGCGCGCTGTAA
- a CDS encoding aminopeptidase P family N-terminal domain-containing protein gives MTRLIRIDWPDNGSPDLPPPLSLPECEGRLRALRASAAAQGYDVIVVYGDREHAANLQWLTGFDPRFEEAVLVVTPGDALLLAGNECLAYTAISPLVQAGVVRVGHCSSLSLPSQPRGGGGWWNGWPTCWRWMTGSGRSAGSGSGLMRWTIRPQRWTSRCSLLTPCASWRRGSRTRPT, from the coding sequence ATGACGCGACTCATCCGGATCGACTGGCCTGACAACGGCTCACCCGACTTGCCGCCGCCGCTGTCCTTGCCAGAATGTGAAGGCCGCCTGCGCGCCCTGCGCGCTTCGGCTGCGGCGCAGGGGTATGACGTGATCGTGGTCTATGGCGACCGTGAGCATGCCGCGAACCTGCAGTGGCTCACCGGGTTTGACCCCCGCTTTGAAGAGGCGGTTCTGGTTGTGACCCCCGGCGACGCGCTGCTGCTGGCTGGGAATGAATGTCTGGCCTACACCGCCATCTCGCCGCTGGTGCAGGCGGGGGTCGTGCGGGTCGGGCATTGCTCCAGCCTGTCGCTGCCAAGCCAGCCGCGTGGGGGCGGCGGCTGGTGGAATGGCTGGCCGACATGCTGGCGCTGGATGACAGGGTCGGGACGATCGGCTGGAAGTGGTTCGGGGCTGATGAGGTGGACGATCCGGCCACAGCGCTGGACATCCCGGTGTTCCTTGCTGACCCCCTGCGCAAGCTGGCGGCGCGGGTCGAGAACGCGACCGACCTGA
- a CDS encoding microcin C ABC transporter permease YejB gives MGAYILRRLLLVIPTLFGVMLINFALTQFVPGGPVEQVLARLEGEGDAIQNLAGTEGGGIQEEQAGAGYVGARGLPPEFLAKLEIQFGFSRIVCAEGFTGTPSLDAPECVKEAIPATERFLIMMGNYLTFDFGESYFRSISVVDLVLEKMPVSITLGLWSTLIAYLISIPLGIRKAVHDGSSFDTWTSGIIIAAYAIPGFLFAILLMVVFAGGSYFQWFPLRGLTSDGWETFPWYQKITDYLWHIVLPVTAQLISAFATLTLLTKNSFLDEIKKQYVMTARAKGLSEARVLYGHVFRNAMLIVIAGFPGLFLGVFFGSSLIIEFIFSLDGLGQLGYRAAVERDYPVIFGTLFAFGLIGLIVGIISDMMYVLVDPRIDFERRG, from the coding sequence TTGGGCGCCTACATTCTTCGCCGCTTGCTGCTGGTGATCCCCACGCTGTTCGGGGTCATGCTGATCAACTTTGCGCTGACCCAGTTCGTTCCCGGCGGCCCGGTGGAGCAGGTGCTGGCGCGGCTGGAAGGCGAAGGCGACGCGATCCAGAACCTTGCCGGCACCGAAGGCGGCGGCATTCAGGAAGAACAGGCGGGTGCGGGCTATGTCGGCGCGCGGGGCCTGCCGCCCGAGTTTCTGGCCAAGCTGGAAATCCAGTTCGGCTTTTCCCGCATCGTCTGCGCCGAAGGGTTCACCGGCACCCCGTCGCTTGATGCGCCGGAATGCGTGAAAGAGGCGATTCCGGCGACGGAACGCTTCCTCATCATGATGGGCAACTATCTGACCTTTGATTTCGGGGAAAGCTACTTCCGGTCAATCTCGGTCGTTGATCTGGTGCTGGAAAAGATGCCGGTGTCGATCACACTGGGCCTGTGGTCCACGCTGATCGCCTATCTGATTTCCATCCCGCTGGGCATCCGCAAGGCAGTGCATGACGGGTCAAGCTTTGACACATGGACCAGCGGCATCATCATCGCGGCCTATGCGATTCCCGGGTTCCTGTTCGCCATCCTGTTGATGGTGGTCTTTGCTGGTGGCAGCTATTTCCAGTGGTTCCCCCTGCGCGGCCTGACCTCTGACGGGTGGGAGACTTTCCCCTGGTATCAGAAGATCACCGATTACCTGTGGCACATCGTGCTACCAGTGACGGCGCAGCTGATTTCGGCCTTTGCCACGCTGACGCTGCTGACCAAGAACAGCTTTCTGGATGAGATCAAGAAGCAATACGTCATGACCGCCCGCGCCAAGGGGCTGAGCGAGGCGCGGGTGCTTTACGGCCATGTCTTCCGCAACGCGATGCTGATCGTGATTGCCGGGTTCCCGGGTCTGTTCCTTGGCGTGTTCTTCGGGTCTTCCCTCATCATCGAATTCATCTTCTCGCTCGATGGTCTGGGCCAGCTTGGCTATCGCGCGGCGGTAGAGCGGGACTATCCGGTGATCTTCGGCACGCTGTTCGCGTTCGGCCTGATCGGGCTGATCGTCGGCATCATTTCCGACATGATGTATGTGCTGGTTGACCCGCGCATCGATTTCGAAAGGCGCGGATGA
- a CDS encoding c-type cytochrome, with protein MFDTMTLTKAVGAVCGSLLVFLLASWASTSLYSVGHGDGHGEEVAQAYSIDTGAEEAPAATDEPAVDFATLLASADASAGETQFRKCSACHKLDGTDGVGPHLNGVVDRAKASVAGFAYSEALTGMAGDTWTPENIASFIENPKGYAPGTKMAFAGLPKPEDRANLVAYLASVP; from the coding sequence ATGTTCGACACGATGACGCTGACCAAGGCAGTGGGCGCAGTTTGCGGCTCGCTACTGGTGTTTCTGCTGGCGAGCTGGGCGAGCACGTCGCTTTACTCGGTCGGCCATGGCGATGGTCATGGCGAGGAAGTCGCGCAAGCCTATTCCATCGACACCGGCGCAGAAGAAGCCCCGGCCGCGACCGATGAGCCTGCCGTCGATTTTGCCACGCTGCTGGCTTCGGCCGATGCAAGCGCAGGTGAGACGCAGTTCCGCAAGTGCAGCGCTTGTCACAAGCTGGACGGGACCGACGGTGTCGGCCCGCATCTGAACGGCGTCGTGGACCGGGCCAAGGCGTCCGTCGCGGGCTTCGCCTATTCCGAGGCGCTGACCGGCATGGCCGGAGACACCTGGACGCCGGAAAACATTGCAAGCTTCATCGAGAACCCCAAAGGCTATGCGCCGGGCACCAAGATGGCATTTGCCGGTCTGCCAAAGCCTGAGGACCGGGCGAATCTGGTGGCCTATCTGGCCAGCGTTCCCTGA
- a CDS encoding ABC transporter permease produces the protein MALSALNQRRWRNFKANRRAYWSLWIFLVLYGISLCAELIANDRPILVRHNGEFYTPVVSFYPEIAFGGDLRTEANYATVEVQCLIVAAGSLDCWDDPEGIMAEAQTSGTAAGVPVDAGWLLWPPIRYSYNSIVDTGGVAPGPPSAQNLLGTDDTSRDVAARVIYGFRLSVTFALIVTALTSIIGIVAGAVQGYFGGLTDLIFQRVIELWSSVPTLYVIIILTAVWSKSFWLMVGLMVLFGWTGLVGVVRAEFLRARNFEYVRAAKALGVSDWQIIFRHVLPNAMVATLTFLPFIITGTIGSLATLDYLGFGLPTSAPSLGQLSRQAQANLQSPHLAFTAFFTFAIMLSLLVFVFEGVRDAFDPRKTFR, from the coding sequence ATGGCGCTTTCGGCCCTGAACCAGCGGCGCTGGCGGAATTTCAAGGCGAACCGGCGGGCCTATTGGTCCTTGTGGATCTTCCTTGTGCTGTACGGCATCTCGCTTTGTGCGGAGCTGATCGCCAATGACCGTCCGATCCTGGTGCGCCACAATGGCGAATTTTACACCCCTGTCGTCAGTTTCTACCCTGAAATAGCCTTTGGCGGCGACCTGCGGACCGAGGCGAATTACGCCACGGTGGAAGTGCAGTGCCTGATCGTGGCGGCGGGGTCTTTGGACTGCTGGGATGATCCCGAAGGCATCATGGCCGAGGCGCAGACCAGCGGCACGGCGGCGGGTGTGCCGGTTGACGCCGGGTGGCTGTTGTGGCCGCCGATCCGGTACAGCTACAACTCCATCGTCGACACGGGCGGGGTGGCACCGGGGCCGCCAAGCGCGCAGAACTTGCTGGGCACGGATGACACCAGCCGCGATGTGGCGGCGCGGGTGATCTACGGGTTCCGCCTGTCGGTGACCTTTGCGCTGATCGTGACGGCCTTGACCTCGATCATCGGGATCGTGGCGGGGGCGGTGCAGGGCTATTTCGGCGGGCTGACCGACCTGATCTTCCAGCGGGTCATTGAACTGTGGTCCTCGGTCCCGACGCTTTATGTCATCATCATCCTGACGGCAGTCTGGTCGAAAAGTTTCTGGCTGATGGTCGGGTTGATGGTGCTGTTCGGCTGGACCGGGCTTGTCGGTGTGGTCAGGGCCGAATTCCTGCGGGCGCGGAATTTTGAGTACGTCCGCGCGGCAAAGGCCTTGGGCGTGTCGGATTGGCAGATCATCTTCCGCCATGTGCTGCCGAACGCGATGGTGGCGACGCTGACCTTCCTGCCGTTCATCATCACCGGGACGATCGGGTCACTCGCGACGCTGGACTATCTGGGCTTTGGGTTGCCGACCTCGGCCCCATCACTGGGGCAATTGTCGCGGCAGGCGCAGGCGAACCTGCAGTCGCCGCATCTGGCCTTCACCGCCTTCTTCACCTTCGCCATCATGCTGAGCCTGCTGGTCTTCGTCTTCGAAGGCGTGCGCGATGCCTTTGACCCCAGAAAGACCTTTCGATGA
- a CDS encoding HAD family hydrolase, whose product MYDALLFDLDGTLIDTESIALATGMAAFAAHGHDVDVSFMHALVGKDEPSAGRLIRATLPHVDLDAVNLHWRTAFSAGVESGLALKPGVTQLLAAVRQPLAIVTSTGRTGAHRKLAIAGIADAFTHVVTLDDVTAPKPAPDPYLLAASMFGVDPARCLVFEDSETGAEAAHRAGCTVVQVPDVVPSQGRWAHHLAPDLLTGARMAGVI is encoded by the coding sequence ATGTACGACGCGCTGCTCTTTGATCTTGACGGAACGCTGATCGACACGGAAAGCATTGCCCTCGCCACTGGCATGGCCGCCTTTGCCGCGCATGGCCACGACGTTGATGTATCCTTCATGCACGCGCTTGTCGGCAAGGATGAACCAAGCGCTGGCCGCCTGATCCGGGCGACCCTGCCGCATGTCGACCTTGACGCCGTGAACCTGCACTGGCGCACGGCCTTTTCCGCCGGGGTCGAAAGCGGCCTTGCGCTCAAGCCCGGGGTGACCCAGCTTTTGGCCGCTGTCCGCCAACCGCTGGCCATCGTCACCTCGACCGGGCGCACCGGAGCGCATCGCAAGCTGGCCATCGCAGGCATTGCCGATGCTTTCACCCATGTCGTGACTTTGGATGACGTGACGGCTCCAAAGCCTGCGCCGGACCCCTATCTGCTGGCAGCGTCGATGTTTGGCGTCGACCCCGCGCGCTGTCTGGTCTTTGAAGACAGTGAAACCGGGGCCGAAGCGGCACACCGCGCCGGATGCACGGTCGTGCAGGTCCCCGACGTGGTCCCAAGCCAGGGCCGCTGGGCCCATCACCTCGCGCCAGACCTGCTGACCGGGGCACGGATGGCCGGGGTCATCTGA
- a CDS encoding bifunctional 2',3'-cyclic-nucleotide 2'-phosphodiesterase/3'-nucleotidase has protein sequence MRVKSVADPGSFLPETLSFDPDTLSGKPAPAPQIALRLIATSDLHACILPYDYCTNRPVAGRSLSDISRQIAIARAEMPNSLLFDNGDFLQGNPLADYVAAANRRRRAHPVITAFNLLGYDAVTLGNHEFNYGLSFLQRTLADARFPVVSANIATKLGKSPSRDQTFVPPFAILKRSVSDHDGKRHKLRIGVIGFAPPQIEVWDRDHLEGKIHMRDIIASARAWLPRLRARGADVIVVLAHSGIGPLDPEDGMENAATALAALPEVDAVIAGHCHLAFPGPAIQVRAGVDPVRGLLAGKPAVMPGHSGSHVGVIDLHLTRATKGSRRWLVTAGEARLGLRATSVALAAPPTVPPLRQAIAQDHRAALAWSRRIVGQGRVGLATHFATTAPNAAMDLIAAAKADYARAALAGTRWADLPLLAAAAPFRAGGRGGAGNFTDIPAGPIRMRNLSDLYIFPNTLVTLALTGADLAIWLEHSAALFRQILPGETDAALHDVAVPSFTFDVIPGLSYAIDLSQPPRFDPEGRLINPQANRIVGLSLGGRQIDPKERLLLVTNNHRASRAATAPVEHRPEVVLADGARSQTVLANYIRRQGVVGAPPSPNWHFLPMPGTTVRIATGIGAEAHLSDIAALRPEPISRDAEGFLHYRLHL, from the coding sequence GTGCGTGTAAAGAGTGTTGCCGACCCCGGGTCATTCTTGCCCGAAACCCTGTCGTTCGATCCGGACACCCTCTCTGGCAAGCCCGCCCCCGCCCCGCAGATTGCGCTGCGGTTGATTGCGACAAGCGACCTGCACGCCTGCATCCTGCCCTATGACTATTGCACCAACCGCCCCGTTGCCGGGCGCAGCCTGTCCGACATCTCGCGCCAGATCGCCATTGCCCGGGCCGAGATGCCGAACAGCCTGCTGTTCGACAACGGTGATTTCCTGCAAGGCAATCCGCTGGCTGACTATGTCGCCGCCGCCAACCGCCGCCGCCGGGCGCATCCGGTCATCACCGCGTTCAACCTGCTTGGCTATGACGCGGTGACGCTGGGCAATCATGAATTCAACTACGGCCTCAGCTTCCTTCAGCGCACGCTTGCCGATGCCCGCTTCCCGGTCGTGTCAGCCAACATCGCCACCAAACTTGGCAAAAGCCCCTCGCGCGACCAGACCTTTGTGCCCCCTTTCGCCATCCTCAAGCGCAGCGTCAGCGACCACGACGGCAAGCGTCACAAGCTGCGCATCGGCGTCATCGGTTTCGCCCCGCCGCAGATCGAGGTTTGGGACCGCGACCACCTTGAAGGCAAGATCCACATGCGCGACATCATCGCCTCGGCCCGGGCCTGGCTGCCCCGGCTGCGGGCACGCGGCGCCGATGTGATCGTGGTCCTCGCCCATTCCGGGATCGGCCCGCTTGACCCCGAAGACGGGATGGAAAACGCCGCCACCGCCCTTGCCGCCCTGCCCGAGGTGGACGCCGTCATTGCAGGCCATTGCCATCTTGCCTTCCCCGGCCCGGCCATTCAGGTGCGGGCGGGGGTTGACCCGGTTCGCGGGTTGCTGGCGGGCAAGCCCGCCGTCATGCCCGGCCATTCCGGCAGCCATGTCGGGGTCATCGACCTGCACCTGACCCGCGCCACAAAGGGTAGTCGCCGGTGGCTTGTCACCGCTGGCGAGGCGCGGCTTGGCCTGCGCGCCACTTCCGTGGCACTTGCCGCGCCGCCCACAGTGCCGCCCCTGCGTCAGGCCATCGCCCAGGACCACCGTGCCGCGCTGGCATGGTCGCGCAGGATCGTCGGGCAAGGCCGTGTCGGCCTTGCCACGCATTTCGCCACCACTGCGCCGAACGCTGCCATGGATCTGATCGCCGCAGCCAAGGCGGATTATGCGCGCGCAGCCCTTGCCGGTACCCGTTGGGCTGACCTGCCGCTGCTGGCGGCGGCGGCACCCTTTCGGGCCGGCGGGCGCGGGGGGGCTGGGAACTTTACCGACATTCCGGCCGGGCCGATCCGGATGCGCAACCTGTCAGACCTGTACATCTTCCCCAACACATTGGTCACGCTGGCCCTGACCGGGGCCGATCTTGCCATCTGGCTGGAACACTCTGCCGCGCTGTTCCGCCAGATCCTGCCCGGTGAAACCGACGCTGCGCTGCACGATGTCGCCGTGCCCTCCTTCACCTTCGACGTCATTCCCGGGCTGTCCTATGCCATCGACCTCAGCCAACCGCCCCGGTTTGATCCCGAAGGCCGGCTGATCAATCCTCAGGCCAACCGGATCGTCGGCCTCAGCCTTGGCGGGCGGCAGATTGATCCAAAGGAACGCCTGCTGCTGGTTACCAACAACCACCGCGCCAGCCGGGCCGCCACCGCCCCGGTCGAACACAGGCCCGAAGTGGTGCTTGCCGATGGCGCCCGCAGCCAGACGGTGCTGGCCAACTATATCCGGCGTCAGGGCGTGGTCGGTGCCCCGCCTTCGCCCAACTGGCATTTCCTGCCGATGCCTGGCACCACGGTGCGCATCGCCACCGGCATCGGGGCCGAGGCGCATCTGTCCGACATCGCCGCCTTGCGCCCGGAACCGATCAGCCGCGATGCCGAAGGCTTCCTGCACTACCGCCTGCACCTTTGA
- a CDS encoding prephenate dehydratase, whose product MTGRIAFQGELGAYSHQACQQSRPEMEAVPSTTFEDVVDKVARGEVDLGMLAVENSTYGRVADVHSLLPKSGLHIVDEAFVRVHVNLLGVPGALLVDVTEAHGHVVILPQCAGFLKAHGIKGKVSSDNARAAREVAEAGDKTKAALASELAASIYGLDVLARHIEDQANNTTRFLVMSRTPDHSRRGAGKMITTFTFRVRNIPAALYKAMGGFATNSVNMTKLESYMVGGSFTATEFYADIEGHPEDPNVALALEELRYFTSEVRILGVYPADRERGSQPD is encoded by the coding sequence ATGACCGGACGCATCGCTTTTCAGGGGGAACTTGGTGCCTATTCGCATCAGGCCTGCCAGCAATCGCGCCCGGAGATGGAGGCTGTTCCCTCGACCACATTCGAGGATGTGGTCGACAAGGTCGCCCGGGGCGAGGTTGATCTGGGCATGCTGGCCGTGGAAAATTCCACCTACGGTCGGGTGGCCGACGTCCATTCCCTGTTGCCGAAATCCGGCCTGCACATTGTGGATGAGGCCTTCGTGCGCGTCCATGTCAACCTGCTGGGCGTCCCCGGTGCCCTGCTGGTCGACGTGACCGAGGCGCATGGCCATGTGGTCATCCTGCCGCAATGCGCGGGCTTCCTGAAAGCCCATGGCATCAAGGGCAAGGTCAGCTCGGACAATGCCCGCGCCGCGCGCGAAGTGGCCGAAGCTGGCGACAAGACCAAGGCGGCCCTTGCCAGCGAACTGGCCGCCTCGATCTACGGCCTTGATGTGCTGGCCCGGCATATCGAAGATCAGGCCAACAACACCACACGCTTTCTGGTGATGTCACGCACCCCCGACCACAGCCGCCGTGGCGCGGGCAAGATGATCACCACCTTCACCTTCCGCGTCCGCAACATCCCGGCGGCGCTTTACAAGGCGATGGGCGGCTTTGCGACCAACAGCGTTAACATGACCAAGCTGGAAAGCTACATGGTCGGCGGGTCTTTCACCGCAACCGAATTCTATGCGGATATCGAAGGCCACCCGGAGGATCCGAACGTGGCCCTCGCGCTGGAAGAGTTGCGCTATTTCACGTCCGAGGTGCGCATCCTTGGCGTCTACCCCGCAGACCGCGAACGGGGCAGCCAACCAGACTGA